CTCTAGGAGCCTCgtctcattgaaattcaatgggagttagaatCCTAAATCACGGGAAAATGTTACCCTTAAACTAAATCAATATAAATCTGGTTTTAATCCCATAAGGACTGGTCTAAACCCAGTTTTGCACCTATTTAAGGATACTTATTAACTAAAAAACTCTTTTGCTATAAATGATTGTATACTGTTCTAGCTGCATCCACCCCAGAGTGGCGTGGCTTGAACTAGATCAGTCTGTAACAAATAACTCAGTGCAAAATAGTGCGTAGCTCAGTCTGAACCTGATTCACACCAGACATATGTCAATTTAGCCCTTACCAGATGGCGATTCCATTGGAGTAGGAATGTCCACACTGCGACTCACACGGCTTTCACCGAACTGGTTTACAGTCATGCCGAGTGAAACAGGTGCAGCTTGGAGCAGAGAGACGAGGCTCTTTTTGTGGgtgctttaattttgttttggggaggggccgctgggggggggaaatcagttCTCTAAGGAGCTCATTCCAAACCTTTAACGGGAACCTCcttcccgtgtgtgtgtgtgtgtgcgcgcatatGTGTTTGTGGGTGTCGATTTCAGCCTGAAAATGCAACCGCCAGTGCACATGGTCCCCACTGGCAGCTTGGAAGCAGTCCTGCTCTGCTAGCCCCTAGGATGGGGGTGCCATTCCAACCCTCCCCAATAACCCCCCATTACCCATCCTGCCTGCCTACCCACCCATCAAACACGCCCAATCTCCTGTTCCaaatccttcctctctttcccctatTTGCTGCCATTACATTTCCTCACCCCTCagtatcccttccagccccctacATTCTCGtccccacatcccctgcccctTTGGGCCTGCCTGTCCCCGCTCTgaccctcacccccttccctggCACTGTGGCTTTCCCTCATGCCTGTGCCCCACTCTGCTGCCTTGTGTGCACCTCGGCTCCTGCCACCGGTTCCAGAGGGCTCCTGTTCTGGGATCTCACACATTGGCCGGGTCTCTCCCCTGCAGGTAGCTCACCACCCAGCGGGATGAAGGCTGCAGTGTTCCTGCTGCTCACCCTCCTAGTGCCTGCGTACCACACGGGTGCTCAGTGCATCATTGACAGTGCGGTCGATCTGAAGGTGCAGGCAGCGATTAGTTCCATAGGTAACTGACCCAGGGTCACTACCCCCAGAAATGGGGGGTCACATTTAGGGGAGGCCGGGGGATGGGACTTTGCAGCAAAAGGCGAAGCTCCGGCAGTCTCTGCTCTGAGCCCCAGACTGAGCGAGGGAGCTGCCAAAGCTATGGCTTTCCTCCCAAACTGGCTCATTTACACTCTCTGCTGTAcctgtctctcctcctccctgccacgAGCATCTGACCCCCACACCCTCTCCAGTGTATTCTTACCGCAAACACTTGGGTGCCAGGTTTATTAGGTGTCTGGCAGTGGCCAAACAGGAGTTACAGGGCTTTCAGTGTGTCTAGAAACAAGGCACTTTGTAGATTTGGGccagagaagctaaatgacttacccaaggtcatacagggagtCAGCACAAGTCTGGACCATTGCACCAGCCTGCCCAGGCTCGCAAGTCATTTGTGCATTGGTGAGATATGACACAGGCAGCGTTAGTGACTAGGTCAATCTTCtcctgatttttaaatcaagattaatgGGATCAACTAAACTGCTGGGAAAGTCACATGAGAACTTGTTGGAACCAATCACATACAAGAGCAACAttacctgtgccccacactgtgGTTCTCTATCTCTTTCTAGTGGTTGAGTCATATAGTTTCTAATACTGCCTCAGAGCTGATGGGCCTGGGGCTTTGACTTAGGCAGAGATTCCAGGAGTCCCAAGTTTGATCCCTGCTCCTGTCAAACCACCCAGGACAGCTCTCTCCTTGCCTGTCCCAttctgctcccagccagccccattcAGTGTGTAAACAGGGCGAGGGGGAGCTGGAACCCTTGGGGTTCCCTGATGTTCCTCAGCTTCAGTTCAGGCCCGAGCACAGCATGGAGCCGGTATTTGTCTTAGTTCTATTCCAGTGGCTGCGCTCTGGGCCCCgtcgtgccaggcgctgcacaggcCATGGTGAGAagctctctgccccaaagagctgccgAGAGATGGATTATCATCCCCATTGCACAAAGAGGAACAGAAGACCAGAGTGACTAAGTGACTTAACAAAGGTCACAaagagagtcagtggcagaggcaggaattaaacccacatctcctgcagcccagcccagtgccttagccacagaCCCACTGGATTGGTCAGTCACCCCACTGGAGCATCTGGAGACAGGGTCGATGAGATGCCATCTGCACAGCTAGCACCACCTCACCCCAGGGGCTGAACTGGGCTGGCTGGGGTTGCTCTACCCATCTCTCTCAGGCTGCTGCTCACCTGGACATGGCTGCATTCacggggctggaacaatttgtattgtgggggagctgagagctattgaaccaaactgtaaaccatgtATATGATGGAATCCTCTTCAAGCCCGAGGCAGGGGTGCAATAgcaccccagttccagcacctaagggtgtattggctgggggaagcagccagGAATTATTTctgctccctccatccctgcccttTGTTCACAGCCCAGGGGGTCTTGTTAGATGCCCAGAGGCTTCCACCAGGTAACACTCTTCTAGGGGGGCTGTGGGCAACCGGCATCAAACATGAGACCTCCAGATCTCAGGCCAGGAGCTTTGATTGCCTTAGGCTCAGATGCAGCACccagctccaggcactgtgaCTGTATGTAGCCCAGCCACCACTCAGGGGAGCCAGAGCATCACATGGAGTGAGGCTGGGTGGGTTACACCTGCCCAGGTaacagctggggcagaggcagcttcTCTCCACCTGAGCCTGGGGGGAGGCATCAGCCTTTCCACACCCAGGGTCCTGCTGGCTACAACTCTGCCTCTTACCTTGCAGTGTCCTCCACCCTTGCCAAAGCCAAGCTACTCTGTCAGGACGTCTCGGCACGTGGGGCACTTGTCTCCTGCCCAGCAGGTGAGAGCACTTTCCCGAGTGCCCTGCAGGCCCAAGGAGGGAGGGGTCCCTGGGGCACagaccccaccccctctgcaATCCTGGGTgggtgtggagctggggcagcaatGCACCACCAGCCTGCCTGGGGGCCCCCTTCCCATATGCTGCCCAGTGCAAGGAGCAATGGCATTCACACCACTCCTGAGTCCCTGGGGGCAGTGGATGCTGTGGAGCTGGGACCAGTGTGGGCCCCTGGATCAGACCCCTGGGACGTCTCACTGGCCTCCTTTGTTTGGGCAGTGGCCTGGCTGCAAGGGAACCACAGGGCCATGCcctgggtgctggggaggaggagagagcagggCACCTTGCTACCTCCCATGACTCCCATCCTGCCACCAGCTGCTCCCCTaaccccacctcccccatccccccacagggTACAAGCCCACGGGCTGCGCCTGCGGAATGGCTTGTGGTTCCTGGGACATTCGCTCCGACTCCACCTGCCACTGCCAGTGCGGTGGCATCGACTGGACGGCTGCACGCTGCTGCAAGATAGGGCTATAGTGATGCCAAGACCCAGCCTTGGCACTGGAGAGCCTCACCTGGCCTGCTGCCCCTGCCGCCCCCTTGCCATGGACACTGGCACAGAACCATGCTGTGCCCTTTGTGCCCAGTGCAATAAATAAACTTGAATCTGATGCTTCTCTGGCTCTGTTCTTCCCCTGACTCCAGGTCTCTGGTACTTAGggccagagcatgggcaggggGCACAACTCTGCCTCCCTCCTATTTTCCCCATAGAGGCCTCTGTCCCAGATCTGGTTGGGCTGCCACTACTGGTGGCTCACCAGATCGCTACGGAGGTTCAGACACTGAACCCCATAAGTGCTCTGAGCTTCCCAGGGTATCACAGGCTGCAGTGCTGGTGTCTCCTGTGGCCTCTGGGGCACATTTCCTGGGCATTGACTTTGTCTGTTACCCCTTCACAGAAATGGAGCCCCGCGACCCACCTGCCTTAGGGCCCCAGGCCCAGCACTGACCCCCAAGTAGCTCAGTAGCTTACCCCCCTGCCTTCTCCCAGACCTCCCCCTGAAGGTGTGGGCCAGCTGGGTTCCCTCTTCCAGTGGCCAGGTGGTCAGTGTAGCACGGAGCGCACAGACACCGTGTTCAGGTTTCTAGCCCTATTGCTTTTCACTTAACAGAGCCCAGGTCATAAAGGAAACAACCATCCCCCAATCACAGTGTCGCTCACCAGCTCACCTGTCCCTTGGGAGTCCTTCGGGGTCTGTCTGGGTTCAGGTCACAGGGTCCCCCTCACCACAGCAGGGATCCTGCAGCAAGTGGGAGTGGGAAAGCTCTGGGGAGCCCCTCCTCTTTAGCTGATGAAAATGTACAAAGACCCAAAATAGATCAGACCTGGCCCTTTGTAACCTTCCAGCCCTGCTGtcacctgcctcagcctccccTGGTGATCCCAGACCTCGAGCAGGTGCCTTCATGGCCAggccaccccctccccagacaaCCCCCTGGGAGCCAGTCTATTGGATAGGGTGTCTGTAGTAGAACAGAGGATCATCCCAAGTTAATGaccctcaggatttggcccatttgCACATGCAGGTATCTGATTTAGGCCAGTTAGGATCCAGCCCTCTGGAGATATGCCAAGTCTGGGTTTACAGACATTGGCTGAGGTCTTTCAATCCAGAGGGGCTGCTATGaattgtattatggtagcacccaggaACCTCAGTCAAGTGCCAGgagcccattgtgccaggtgctgtacagatccCAGAGAAGCACATATACGAAAGGAGCCCTCGTGGGCCAGCACAGGCTCTACCCTGACATGGCTCAGAACCCACCTGCCCTGGTGGTGCTGGGACAGGCTGCGCTCTGgacaggagctgagggaggggtgtTGGCCCCGGTGtacagaggggaactgaggcccagctCCATGGAGGCATTGGGGGTGGTGATGCTGAGCATTGTAGGTCCTAGACATTCGCTGGAATAACAAGGTTGTACATGAGGCCTGAGTCAGGCGCCCAGGCTGCCCTCTTGATGGATGGAGGAGAGAGGTGCCTGAGAATGGGAGTAACAAAAGCCAGCGAGCGGGGCGGGAGCCagccaatgggaaatgctgaGGAGCCGGTTGTGTGCTAAGTCCCATCCCTCTCCTGGAGGTCAGGGCCcagggccacgtctacactgtGGGCACTGTGGTGGCGGAGCCCCAGTGGCTCCGTAGCACCACGGTGTGGACACTTTCGGTGAGGGGCCGGCAGTGCTGTTTCCCTCGCTGCAGGAACTGCCCCTTCCTGAATGAGGACAGCAGTCGGCTACGCTGatagttaggtcagcttaactggGTTGCTCTGGGGCATGAATTTTTCACCCTCTGAGCGCCGGGGCTGTGTCAGCTGAGCTTTGAGGTGTCGGCCAGGCCACCAGCCCAGAGCAGCTGTGTTGTCAGCTGCCGGCTTCACTGGCACAGGGCCAATCCCATAGGGTGCAATGAGGGGCTGATGAACTATCCACAGAacacatggggggaaggggagccagCTCTCCTTTAGCCCACGGCTCAGGACACTCAGCTCAGATGGGGGGTGCCCCCGATTcagttcccccctctgcctgatgtggggAAGGAGTTCGAAGAGGGATCTACCACCTCGCAAGTGTGTGCCCTGGCTAAGGGCTGTAGAGCGAGTCTTGCTTGTGGTGTGGCCCAATTCACTTAATTCTTCAACtattaattaaagtggaacaacttcagtaGGAGAGATGGGGAGTGAGAGCAAGACCCACCTCAGAATAGCCCATAGCCCAGCGGTACCTAAACATGGGACTGGGGCCCCTCAGCTCCTCTGGTGGTTCTGGGACATAGTCTGACCAAATCACTCCAGCAggctgctgcagagcagggaattgaccctAGGTCCCCCAAGGCCTAACAAGTGCCCTCCCCATGGGCCCAGCCTTCCCCTCCATAGGGGCAGCAGCAATTCATGTCCAGGTTGCCCCCTGAGTCTCTCCTGTTGCCCACCTGCATGGACTCACTTTCCAAGCTCTGGTGCAGTTGGAattcacagcagcagctccaggcaccagcactccaagcacgtgcctggcgcagcaagccgcggggggggNNNNNNNNNNNNNNNNNNNNNNNNNNNNNNNNNNNNNNNNNNNNNNNNNNNNNNNNNNNNNNNNNNNNNNNNNNNNNNNNNNNNNNNNNNNNNNNNNNNNNNNNNNNNNNNNNNNNNNNNNNNNNNNNNNNNNNNNNNNNNNNNNNNNNNNNNNNNNNNNNNNNNNNNNNNNNNNNNNNNNNNNNNNNNNNNNNNNNNNNNNNNNNNNNNNNNNNNNNNNNNNNNNNNNNNNNNNNNNNNNNNNNNNNNNNNNNNNNNNNNNNNNNNNNNNNNNNNNNNNNNNNNNNNNNNNNNNNNNNNNNNNNNNNNNNNNNNNNNNNNNNNNNNNNNNNNNNNNNNNNNNNNNNNNNNNNNNNNNNNNNNNNNNNNNNNNNNNNNNNNNNNNNNNNNNNNNNNNNNNNNNNNNNNNNNNNNNNNNNNNNNNNNNNNNNNNNNNNNNNNNNNNNNNNNNNNNNgctgttattggcctccagaagtattcggaggtatcccagaatgcctgttctagccactctgctcatcagttcgacctctactgccctggcctcaggtgaccaactgtcagacccgccctttaaatgcctcaggaattttaaaaatccccttcctgtttgctcagccagatgcggagtgcaatcagtgaagctttccaggtgaccatgcctccaagcggcaaacgagccccagcatggagcaatggcgggttgctggacctcatcagtgtttgggaggaggaagctgtgcagtcccaatTGCGCTCCAGCTGtcggaattatgatacctatgggcagatatcaagggccatcaTGGAAACtttggaaaggggccatgactgggatgcgctgcagtgcagggttaaagtgaaggagctgcggagtgcctactgcaaagcccgtgAAGGAAACCGCCGCTCCAGCactgccccacgacctgccgtttttacaaagagctggacgcgatacttgggggtgaccccacctccactctgaggaccacgatggacacttcagagtggggagagagaggaggaggaggaggaggaaagcgagagtgagggtactggggttaGGGGAGAccccccggagtcccaggaggcatgcagccaggagctcttctcaagccaggaggaaggtagccagtcacgaTGTCCGATGcctggtggaggacaaacagaggagtgggttttattttcaggatggaaatttttcgggagaggaaggggggttatggctgcatgcatgcatcccTAGATCCGGAACAGCGCATTGATggggtctatcacgtcgcggtaatcggcctcggtaatctcttcaaaagtttcagccagagcgagggcaatgcgcttgcgcaggtttattgggagagccactgtggtccttgttccagtcaggctaacgcggccgcgccactgtgccgcgaggcgGGGGACAattgcaagacacaggcaagctgcatggcagctagggcggaatccacattgcagtagaagaccgtgccgtgcttcccaggtgaccagcagcagtgagatatcttccaggataaacccctgaggaaaatgttgggatagtgttcagtgtaggtgccccctgcagctgattgctttccccaacgcacagaaaccccagtacagccctgaagcaatcagtcccccttactcaccattttggggctcctgtgggttatgtgtgctctctttgggatgggaaaattatgctattgtgaagactgtcaATGTGCACTCACCCCTTCACTGCGGGGGAATaactctgtctggtataaacaatgctgcctctgttaagtgttgcattttgcctttacagatgcaaccttgagaacTCAGCTGTCCATGTTATCACTGGCTGAGAGACAAcaaaacctccagaagaagcTGCGAAAAAGCAGAAAAGACATGCTGGAAGAAGTGATGCAGCAATCTCTCGcagaaaatcaaaaagtgcaggactggagggaaagagaaagaaggatCCGCAAGAAAAACGCAGCGCAGAGGAAGAAAAGCACGAAGCAGCTGCTAAGCATTCTGGAGTGTCAAGTGgcctctatccaggcgctcgtagccatgcaggcggagcactaccgTGCCCGTCCCCCCTGCcgcccttgtcccaaagctcttttccttgtgcccccatgtcagctcaaaacccccttccccagcatcccagttcttaccaccaccagctgcctccaacacctgtacgttcaccaagcagccctgagaactacgacccttaccctctgcactcaaccccccttACCATGCAGTACAGCCATCCtaaagtgcagcagtcattgcacagcactccagacaggacatattcaaacctgtgactatacagttcaccaccccatccctctgccctttTAGATTCCCAaaaagttgtgtgtctgtcaataaaggaattttcttttcaataaattaattcttggctttgaaaacagtctttattattgcagaaagtcaaagataccttagcNNNNNNNNNNNNNNNNNNNNNNNNNNNNNNNNNNNNNNNNNNNNNNNNNNNNNNNNNNNNNNNNNNNNNNNNNNNNNNNNNNNNNNNNNNNNNNNNNNNNNNNNNNNNNNNNNNNNNNNNNNNNNNNNNNNNNNNNNNNNNNNNNNNNNNNNNNNNNNNNNNNNNNNNNNNNNNNNNNNNNNNNNNNNNNNNNNNNNNNNNNNNNNNNNNNNNNNNNNNNNNNNNNNNNNNNNNNNNNNNNNNNNNNNNNNNNNNNNNNNNNNNNNNNNNNNNNNNNNNNNNNNNNNNNNNNNNNNNNNNNNNNNNNNNNNNNNNNNNNNNNNNNNNNNNNNNNNNNNNNNNNNNNNNNNNNNNNNNNNNNNNNNNNNNNNNNNNNNNNNNNNNNNNNNNNNNNNNNNNNNNNNNNNNNNNNNNNNNNNNNNNNNNNNNNNNNNNNNNNNNNNNNNNNNNNNNNNNNNNNNNNNNNNNNNNNNNNNNNNNNNNNNNNNNNNNNNNNNNNNNNNNNNNNNNNNNNNNNNNNNNNNNNNNNNNNNNNNNNNNNNNNNNNNNNNNNNNNNNNNNNNNNNNNNNNNNNNNNNNNNNNNNNNNNNNNNNNNNNNNNNNNNNNNNNNNNNNNNNNNNNNNNNNNNNNNNNNNNNNNNNNNNNNNNNNNNNNNNNNNNNNNNNNNNNNNNNNNNNNNNNNNNNNNNNNNNNNNNNNNNNNNNNNNNNNNNNNNNNNNNNNNNNNNNNNNNNNNNNNNNNNNNNNNNNNNNNNNNNNNNNNNNNNNNNNNNNNNNNNNNNNNNNNNNNNNNNNNNNNNNNNNNNNNNNNNNNNNNNNNNNNNNNNNNNNNNNNNNNNNNNNNNNNNNNNNNNNNNNNNNNNNNNNNNNNNNNNNNNNNNNNNNNNNNNNNNNNNNNNNNNNNNNNNNNNNNNNNNNNNNNNNNNNNNNNNNNNNNNNNNNNNNNNNNNNNNNNNNNNNNNNNNNNNNNNNNNNNNNNNNNNNNNNNNNNNNNNNNNNNNNNNNNNNNNNNNNNNNNNNNNNNNNNNNNNNNNNNNNNNNNNNNNNNNNNNNNNNNNNNNNNNNNNNNNNNNNNNNNNNNNNNNNNNNNNNNNNNNNNNNNNNNNNNNNNNNNNNNNNNNNNNNNNNNNNNNNNNNNNNNNTGCTAAACCCTGCAGGCATCTAATGCACCTGGCACCTAAGTGTTTGCAGTAAGAATACACTGGAGACAGTGCTGGGGTCAGATGCTGCATTGTAGCGGGGCAGGGCAGACTGGTAAAACACAGAGTGTAACTGAGGGAGATGTGGAACCAGCCCACATGCAAGAGCAACTTTATCTTTACCTCATACTGTGGCTTTCTGTCACTCTCTAGTGGTTGGGTCACATAGTTTTTGCTACTGCCTCTGAGCTGATAGGCCTGGGACTTTGACTTATGCAATAGGGACTCCAGGGTCTCAGGTTTGATCCTTGCTCCTGCCAAACCACCAgctgcagctccctccctgcctatcccagctctgctcccagccagccccatttAGTGTGTAAACGGGGCAAGAGGGGAGCTGGAACCCTTCGGGCTCCCTGCCATTCCTCAGCTTTGGTTCAGGCCTGAGCACAGCATGGAGCCAGCATTTGTGTTAGTTCTATTCCAGTGGCTGCGCTCTGGACCCTGTAGTCCCAGGCGCTGCACAGGCTATGGTGAGATGCTGCCACCCCCATTGCACAGAGCGGAACCGAAGCCCAGAGGGACTGAGGGTATGCCAGTGCCTGCACTAGAAAAGTGAGTCGAGCTatattaggttgacttacagtCACAGAAGTAATACAGCAGTGGTGCATGTCCACAGTGCCCTCCTTCTGCTGGCAGTGCaacctcaccaggagtgcttccactgactagggggagggatagctcagtggtttgagcattggtctgctaaacccaggcttgtgagttcaatccttgaggggtccatttagggaactggagtaaaaatctgtttggggattggccctgctttgagcagggggctggactagatgacctcctgattcTATGACCTAAGTGGGGCAGTGCTGAGAGCCCAGTCTGTCAGCTCCACTGGCAGCTCTCTGCTGGGCACCCAGCTgttatagaatatcagagttggaagagacctcaggaggtcatccagtccaacccctgctcaaagcaggaccaattccctaacaaaatcatctcagccagggctttgtcaagcctgaccttaaaaacctctaaggatggagattccacctcctacctaggtaacccattccagtccttcaccaccctcctagtgaaatagtgtttcctaatatccaacctagacctccctcactgcaacctgagaccattactccttgttctgccatcactgaaaacagtctagatccatcctctttggaacccccattcaggtagttgaaagcagctatcaaattccctctcattttttctcttctgcagagtaaacaatcgcagttccctcagcctctcctcttaagtcatgtgATCCagcccccttatcatttttgttcccccCACAcccgctggactttttccaatttttccacatccttcttctagtgtggggcccaaaactgaacacagtactccagatgaggcctcaccaatgtcgaatagaggggaatgatcacgtccctcgatctgctggcaatgaccctacttatacagcccaaaatgccattagccttcttggcaacaagggcacactgttgactcatatccagcttctcgtccactgtaacccctaggtccttttctgcagaactgctgcctagccattccgtccctagtctgtaggagatctgggttctgttccttgttCTGACACTGCCCTGGCAGGTGACCGTATGCCAGTCACTTTCCctttccttgcctcagtttcccctcaagCCCTTTGTCACTTTAGACTgcgagctctctggggcagggactgtctctcctgtGCCTGCACACAGGCCAGTACAGGGCATTAGACCAGGAGAGCTCAGGCTAGTGGCTTCAGTGTGCCAGTGGCCCAGCGCTACCTGGGAATGGCTGTGATTGTGCAGTGGTacaccccagggctgggagctcaggtCTGTGGCTGGTGGCTCTTGCTCCCATGCTCAAGGTCACGCTGACCCCAGGTTTGGGGTTATTCAGGATGATTCCCACAGGGACCTTGGGGTGTTTTTGCTTCTTCTGCAGTGTGGAGCTTGGATCACCTGCTAAGAGCAGCTGGGCATCTCCCCTAATCAATTCCTTGCCTTGCAGGGGCCTCGGCCATTGGCAGCACCTCGATCTCTCCTGTTTTCCACACCAGTTGAGTTACTCGAGGGCTGAAATGCTTTTGTCTAATAGGAGTCAATGGGCTCAGCATTAGGGACACGGGTGATGTGCAATGACCTGTGCTACACACACTGGATGCTCTGATTGTGCCACCTGGTTTAAGCTCTGTGAGACAGGGCTCACACTGGCAACTAAAGAGAGGTTAGAAAGCTGGGCTGTGATTGCATGTCTGCCCtacctgcccagccctgtgctgggctacGAATCCTGCTGGTGCATTTACAACCTATCTCTGGCACTTGCCTCTATACTGTAGCCAGGTGGGCTAGAGCAGCtgtgtagccatggcagcacgGGAGGTGGGGTGGGCTGGCCATGCAGAGTATGATCTGGTCTCGGTCCCAGGGTACATGAATGGGGCAGCTGGCCCAGTCTACCTCCTGCACCACCgaagccacactgctattttcactTCACTAGCTCCAGCAAAGTTAATTGCACCTCCAGCTGCAGCGCAGCCTGCCCCTTAGTCCTCAGTGTGCAGGTAGCTGTTGCCAAACCCAGAGTGGCCCTGCCTTCCAGCAACCCCTTTACAATATCCCGGAAACTCCCACAGagggggagccccagggctgtccAGACCCTCAGAGCCAAAGCCTATGCTGGTGTAATGCCTCCAATGTAATGAAATTACACcaggggagaatttggccctggCAATGAACAGCTgggaaggggctgagcaaacagggaAGTTA
This DNA window, taken from Chelonoidis abingdonii isolate Lonesome George chromosome 26, CheloAbing_2.0, whole genome shotgun sequence, encodes the following:
- the LOC116824446 gene encoding LOW QUALITY PROTEIN: resistin-like (The sequence of the model RefSeq protein was modified relative to this genomic sequence to represent the inferred CDS: inserted 1 base in 1 codon; substituted 1 base at 1 genomic stop codon), giving the protein MEDFATSAPASSYLKGQLVNWXAASXKIVPEGSSPPSGMKAAVFLLLTLLVPAYHTGAQCIIDSAVDLKVQAAISSIVSSTLAKAKLLCQDVSARGALVSCPAGYKPTGCACGMACGSWDIRSDSTCHCQCGGIDWTAARCCKIGL